The following proteins come from a genomic window of Aspergillus luchuensis IFO 4308 DNA, chromosome 3, nearly complete sequence:
- a CDS encoding mitochondrial K+-H+ exchange-related family protein (BUSCO:EOG092653VU;~COG:S;~EggNog:ENOG410PM3N;~InterPro:IPR018786;~PFAM:PF10173), with translation MRLFVIPISTRQALIYARPLRRGPSQKPSIHDRVIQKAAETWAKWEEADKGWKKHLVSWGNRVQQRIPYQEWGLKSIPSLAAVRRLDESYGAKKVDVLFPGNAIRPEKLQKMLQAIATERQDLHRRRMWLSLLATPLTAPVGLIPLVPNVPFFYLVYRAWSHGRALNGSKHLEFLLEKNLLNPISYPGLEELYAKRVSYALENTGVDKPIAEMVEDVEKSDDKLLLRMTDAKKLASILEAPDLALEAERAIIQVEEKLKADAKKDAEDGASEKKDT, from the exons ATGCGACTCTTCGTCATCCCTATCTCGACGCGACAAGCTCTAATCTACGCTCGACCCCTCCGCCGTGGTCCGTCGCAGAAGCCTTCGATACATGACCGGGTCATACAAAAGGCTGCAGAAACATGGGCGAAATGGGAGGAGGCCGATAAGGGCTGGAAGAAGCATTTGGTCTCTTGGGGTAATCGGGTGCAGCAACGCATCCCGTATCAAGAATGGGGTCTGAAAAGTATTCCATCTCTCGCAGCGGTGCGGCGACTTGATGAATCCTACGGGGCCAAGAAAGTGGACGTACTATTCCCGGGGAATGCTATTCGGCCGGAAAAGCTACAAAAGATGTTGCAAGCAATTGCGACGGAAAGGCAGGACTTGCATCGCCGAAGGATGTGGTTGAGCTTGCTTGCGACGCCCTTGACCGCTCCCGTTGGGCTTATTCCTCT TGTACCTAATGTCCCTTTCTTCTACCTCGTGTACCGAGCATGGTCCCATGGACGAG CACTTAACGGCTCCAAACACTTGGAGTTTCTTCTAGAGAAGAATCTCCTGAATCCGATATCATACCCTGGGCTCGAAGAACTGTACGCGAAGCGCGTATCTTACGCGCTGGAGAATACTGGAGTGGACAAACCCATTGCGGAGATGGTAGAAGACGTGGAGAAGAGTGATGATAAATTACTTCTCCGCATGACAGATGCGAAGAAACTAGCCTCGATACTCGAGGCACCGGATCTTGCGCTTGAAGCTGAGCGAGCTATCATACAAGTGGAGGAAAAGCTGAAGGCTGATGCGAAGAAAGATGCTGAGGATGGGGCCTctgaaaagaaagatacaTGA
- a CDS encoding phospholipase D regulator (COG:S;~EggNog:ENOG410PJ0T;~InterPro:IPR037737;~TransMembrane:4 (i230-250o262-282i303-322o353-378i)), whose translation MAQDVRDSHLQPPDAAPLSDEQLSEQPSATEWMSAQSNHSTGALHSDNDIVHPHEAVDYLAGHSRSPESTVVGEFDNIPAMGKKPRTLPAWIRSVEYTEDEVDAAVTDRLLPSQPGEAVVAQHNHSPYAASRPTLSSGQGESSRGFIGRERESRWKNFSRDIAYPREQGVEEKSVTPDWLNENLGDYSEPWRGQGEPDEDTEDPLRMRRRREIWFKRFHSTLLKSPMVPLIFRLTVWCFSLTALALGGSIQHLSGTYQHPQGPSALMAIIVDAVALVYLVYITFDEYTSKPLGLRSPSAKARLILLDIFFIVFDSANLSLAFESLSTVRGACTMAEVNQEVAPKNDAICDRQIALACVLLIALLAWLTTFSISVLRLVERVAS comes from the exons ATGGCACAAGATGTGCGCGACTCACATTTGCAGCCTCCGGATGCCGCTCCGCTCTCCGATGAACAGCTGTCGGAGCAACCCTCCGCTACCGAGTGGATGTCGGCGCAATCGAACCATTCCACTGGCGCGCTCCACAGCGACAATGATATCGTCCACCCACATGAGGCAGTAGACTACTTGGCTGGGCACTCACGTTCTCCAGAGAGTACAGTCGTGGGCGAATTCGACAACATCCCGGCAATGGGGAAGAAACCTCGGACTTTACCAG CATGGATCCGTTCAGTCGAGTATacggaggatgaggtagatGCAGCTGTCACAGATAGGCTGCTTCCATCACAGCCCGGAGAAGCTGTTGTCGCCCAGCACAATCATTCGCCTTATGCGGCATCAAGACCTACCCTTTCGAGTGGACAGGGTGAAAGTAGCAGGGGTTTCATTGGACGAGAGCGCGAGTCGCGCTGGAAGAACTTTTCCAGGGACATTGCATACCCCCGAGAACAAGGAGTTGAGGAGAAATCCGTCACGCCGGACTGGTTGAATGAGAATCTCGGTGATTATTCTGAACCTTGGCGAGGTCAAGGTGAACCGGATGAAGATACCGAAGACCCCttgaggatgagaagacgACGAGAAATTTGGTTCAAGCGCTTCCACAGCACGCTTCTCAAGAGCCCTATGGTCCCCTTGATCTTTCGACTTACGGTGTGGTGCTTTTCCCTCACTGCATTAGCTCTTGGAGGCTCTATCCAACATCTCTCGGGGACGTACCAGCATCCCCAAGGCCCCTCTGCACTGATGGCGATTATCGTCGATGCGGTTGCCTTGGTTTACCTCGTTTACATTACATTTGATGAATACACATCCAAGCCGTTGGGTCTTCGCTCTCCCTCCGCCAAGGCGCGACTCATTCTTCTGGACATCTTTTTCATTGTGTTCGACTCGGCCAATCTCAGTTTGGCGTTCGAATCACTCTCGACCGTGAGGGGCGCATGCACCATGGCTGAAGTTAACCAAGAGGTTGCGCCGAAAAACGACGCAATATGCGACCGGCAGATCGCCTTAGCTTGTGTACTACTGATTGCGCTACTAGCCTGGCTTACCACCTTTTCCATCAGTGTCCTCAG ACTTGTCGAACGAGTTGCTTCATGA
- a CDS encoding cupin domain-containing protein (COG:S;~EggNog:ENOG410PP4R;~InterPro:IPR014500,IPR014710,IPR011051,IPR013096;~PFAM:PF07883), translating to MSFSPPSDISVTSRQIPKWGGIPNTSIQSKPLMIYHKAFNASAHDLAAHLEEIGEVRPQWVYSMYSQTHFHSTTHEVLGVVSGRARLCFGGEANPERFEPTVEKGDLIIVPAGVGHRLLEELGSGQGDPFQMVGAYPPQKQWDMCYGDSREEDKVSRNIHALSWFHSDPLCGQDGPVLHV from the coding sequence ATGTcgttctctcctccttcagacATTTCCGTGACATCTCGCCAGATCCCCAAATGGGGTGGCATTCCCAACACCTCAATCCAGTCTAAGCCACTCATGATCTACCACAAAGCTTTTAACGCGTCCGCTCACGATCTCGCGGCGCACCTGGAGGAAATTGGCGAGGTCAGACCACAGTGGGTCTATTCCATGTACAGTCAAACGCACTTTCACAGCACCACTCACGAGGTGCTGGGTGTGGTTTCCGGCCGTGCACGGCTTTGCTTCGGTGGGGAAGCGAACCCCGAACGCTTCGAGCCGACCGTCGAAAAAGGAGATCTGATTATCGTGCCCGCCGGCGTCGGCCACcggctgctggaggagctcGGCTCTGGCCAGGGCGACCCTTTCCAGATGGTTGGCGCTTATCCGCCCCAGAAACAATGGGATATGTGCTATGGTGACTCAAGGGAGGAAGACAAGGTTTCGCGGAATATCCATGCCTTGAGTTGGTTCCACAGCGACCCCTTGTGTGGGCAGGATGGGCCTGTGCTGCACGTCTGA
- the culA gene encoding cullin culA (COG:D;~EggNog:ENOG410PFP9;~InterPro:IPR036317,IPR001373,IPR036388,IPR019559, IPR036390,IPR016159,IPR016158;~PFAM:PF10557,PF00888;~go_function: GO:0031625 - ubiquitin protein ligase binding [Evidence IEA];~go_process: GO:0006511 - ubiquitin-dependent protein catabolic process [Evidence IEA]) has product MPALIPQIPHKDDLDETWTFLEKGIDSVMLKLEEGVDMKTYMALYTAVHNFCTSQKAIGSSQNIKAHHGGRSQPHKFLSLRTPQLTASPAHLLGEELYKLLGEYLSRHLDAVYQESEGHAEEALLGFYIREWLRYTTAAKYINHLFKYLNRHWVKREIDEGKKNVYDVYTLHLVKWKDDFFMKVHEKVMEAVLNLVEKQRNGETIEQSQIKSIVDSFVSLGLDESDSSKSTLEVYRYYFEKPFIDATRVYYENESRQFVAENSVVEYMKKAEARLDEEKARVGLYLHPDISKHLTDTCLDVLVTAHSELLRDEFQVLLDNERQEDLARMYRLLSRIKDGLDPLRTKFEAHVRKAGLAAVEKVAADGESFEPKLYVDALLQVHTRYQSLVSEAFNGESEFVRSLDNACREFVNRNKICKSGSTKTPELLARYTDSLLKKGSKAAEESELEEMLVQIMTVFKYIEDKDVFQKFYSKMLAKRLVHVSSVSDDAETSMISKLKEACGFEYTNKLQRMFQDIQISKDLNASYRDWQEKILDDDDRRKLVDSHFQILGTGFWPLSAPSTDFLAPPEIVKTAERFQSFYFDKHNGRKLTWLWQLCKGEIKTNYIKNTKVPYTFQVSTFQMGILLLFNEHDTLSYEEIQKATSLAPEILDPNLSIFLKAKVLIINPEGSKPEPGTSFSLNYNFKNKKIKVNLNIQIKSEQKVESDDTHKTIEEDRKLLLQSAIVRIMKSRKKMKHVQLVQEVIQQVKSRFPPKVPDIKKNIEALMEKDYIERLDGDEIAYIA; this is encoded by the exons ATGCCTGCTCTTATCCCCCAAATCCCTCACAAGGATGATTTGGATGAAAC ATGGACGTTCCTAGAGAAGGGCATCGACAGCGTGATGCTCAAGTTGGAGGAAGGTGTGGATATGAAAACT TACATGGCGTTGTATAC CGCCGTTCATAACTTTTGCACGTCACAGAAGGCTATCGGCAGCAGCCAAAACATAAAAGCGCATCATGGCGGTCGGTCACAACCACACAAATTCTTAAGTCTCAGAACTCCACAGCTGACGGCATCACCAGCACACCTACTAGGAGAGGAACTGTACAAGTTGCTCGGGGAGTACCTTTCTCGTCACCTTGACGCGGTATACCAGGAGTCCGAGGGTCATGCGGAAGAGGCCCTGCTGGGATTTTACATCCGAGAGTGGCTCCGTTACACGACGGCGGCTAAGTACATCAACCATCTCTTCAAATATTTGAACCGTCACTGGGTCAAGCGGGAGATTGACGAAGGCAAGAAGAATGTATACGATGTGTATACCTTGCACTTGGTCAAGTGGAAGGATGACTTCTTCATGAAGGTCCATGAGAAGGTCATGGAAGCGGTGCTCAACTTGGTCGAGAAGCAGAGAAACGGCGAAACCATCGAGCAGTCTCAGATCAAGAGCATTGTTGACTCCTTCGTCTCCCTTGGCTTGGACGAGAGCGACTCTAGCAAATCCACCTTGGAGGTCTATCGGTATTACTTCGAGAAGCCCTTCATTGACGCCACTAGGGTCTATTATGAGAATGAATCACGCCAGTTTGTCGCAGAGAACAGTGTTGTTGAGTACatgaagaaggcggaggcTCGTCTGGACGAAGAGAAGGCTCGCGTGGGCTTGTATCTGCACCCGGATATCTCTAAGCACCTCACTGACACGTGCCTGGATGTGCTTGTTACCGCGCACTCCGAACTCTTGCGGGACGAGTTccaggtgttgttggataATGAACGCCAAGAAGATCTAGCCCGGATGTACAGACTCTTGTCTCGCATTAAAGACGGCCTGGACCCTCTCCGCACCAAGTTTGAAGCCCACGTCAGAAAAGCAGGCTTGGCTGCCGTGGAAAAGGTTGCCGCGGATGGCGAATCCTTTGAGCCCAAGCTCTACGTCGATGCACTGTTGCAGGTGCACACCCGGTATCAGAGTCTGGTAAGCGAAGCCTTCAACGGCGAGTCGGAGTTCGTCCGGTCTCTAGATAATGCTTGCCGTGAATTTGTAAATCGCAATAAGATTTGCAAATCTGGTTCAACAAAGACCCCGGAATTGCTGGCCCGGTACACAGATTCACTGCTCAAGAAGGGCTCCAAGGCAGCGGAGGAGTCTGAACTCGAAGAAATGCTGGTGCAGATCATGACTGTCTTCAAGTACATTGAAGACAAGGATGTTTTCCAGAAGTTCTACTCCAAGATGCTGGCTAAACGTCTCGTCCACGTCAGCTCGGTCTCTGACGATGCAGAGACCAGTATGATTAGCAAGCTGAAGGAGGCGTGTGGATTCGAGTACACCAACAAGCTGCAGCGCATGTTCCAAGACATTCAGATTTCGAAGGATCTTAACGCCAGCTACAGAGACTGGCAGGAGAAGATTCTCGACGATGACGATCGGAGGAAACTGGTGGACTCACACTTCCAGATCCTGGGAACTGGATTCTGGCCCCTTAGTGCGCCTTCGACTGACTTTCTCGCGCCACCGGAAATCGTCAAGACTGCTGAACGGTTCCAGAGTTTCTACTTTGACAAGCATAATGGTCGTAAGTTGACATGGCTCTGGCAGCTATGCAAAGGTGAAATCAAGACCAACTACATCAAAAACACCAAGGTTCCGTACACGTTCCAGGTGTCGACCTTCCAGATGGGTATTCTCTTACTGTTCAACGAACATGACACTCTTTCCTACGAGGAAATCCAAAAAGCCACATCCCTTGCTCCCGAGATCCTTGACCCGAACCTGAGTATCTTCCTGAAGGCCAAGGTGCTCATCATAAATCCGGAGGGGTCGAAGCCAGAACCTGGTACATCCTTCTCCCTGAACTATAacttcaagaacaagaagatcaaggtcaaCCTTAACATCCAGATCAAGTCTGAGCAGAAGGTTGAGTCTGATGATACGCACAAGACGATTGAGGAGGATcggaagctgctgcttcag TCCGCCATTGTCCGTATCATGAAATCTCgtaagaagatgaagcatGTGCAACTTGTCCAAGAAGTGATCCAACAGGTCAAGTCGCGTTTCCCTCCCAAGGTCCCGGacatcaagaagaacatcgAAGCACTCATGGAGAAGGATTATATAGAGCGGCTGGACGGTGATGAGATCGCTTACATCGCGTGA
- the AVL9 gene encoding putative Avl9 protein (BUSCO:EOG09262V8E;~COG:S;~EggNog:ENOG410PGRT;~InterPro:IPR037516,IPR018307;~PFAM:PF09794) — translation MSCVRSGQDPIVMVIDFHHARGPEIELCVGDDGSDPAAENDWSLLPFMALSDGAHMSTEEFSYFTVRRKETPTEPATSLFGISCSRQIDSNLLIYRPPDVTRSTVQKAVVVVTDNPRSLGQLREKLSVVTSAWFAQRDFSDIDILKKFREGLVISLRKDEGSKDQNLGLSLREMIHEFKYQTLVLFKALLLQPKMLFFGSRCERLCMIQFSLVSLIPGLLNKLQDCADPAFDTYAQTVEQPTSLKTSDRNSLLAYMGLPLQIFGKGSMFGPYTPLQQLDLLADYGTKSYVVGSTNSLLLQQKDRYSDILVNLDEDTINISSPTLRNALALSVADRRWIDLLTQIINDTWDEAHPEQPKTHGYMGSEEFIRLQFEEYLLALLACMQYHEELNSLNADELGRRSRAHLEAFNIEGDPALEFNSEFLAQWRNTPNYSLFKRLTSDALLFSIVEPRHPCAGGLTIDDVQRRLSQQVAELHLDERVRESREALNRHISTGQKKVSAAFNSFWADIESMREAQRKKNEEKASQSQRSSLDKGSRNSPPFSPSDTASVHSTSGASWFSARKAPAVDLTQAQASVSAASQKAGAYLSSWGSWASEKRKEWQEKKTTPASPTSVNSPSAPALNSITEASEADRGRRRSMQSRRSEDSTISRSGSRRKRWSNILLRRESGEFSSAYRKDDESSNNGEQDTYSRSPLSRTASSVHDDEVPAIESTQPPIEPTTHSAPEFNEPAPTTAAEHTNESPPDEAETSKLKSLEDEAKAPTTTHLQPSPDIKEVSPEPIEPHAEK, via the exons ATGTCTTGCGTCCGCAGTGGTCAGGATCCCATTGTCATGGTCATAGATTTTCACCATGCAAG GGGTCCCGAAATAGAACTATGCGTTGGAGACGATGGAAGCGATCCTGCAGCGGAGAATGACTGGTCATTGTTACCGTTTATGGCCTTATCCGATGGAGCGCATAT GTCCACCGAAGAGTTCTCGTACTTCACCGTGCGGCGGAAGGAGACTCCTACCGAACCTGCGACTTCACTCTTCGGCATCTCTTGTTCCCGACAGATCGATTCGAATCTTCTCATATATCGCCCTCCGGATGTTACAAGATCCACGGTGCAAAAagcggtggtagtggtgacGGATAACCCTCGGAGCTTGGGACAACTGAGGGAGAAACTGTCTGTTGTGACTTCGGCTTGGTTTGCCCAGCG GGATTTTTCGGATATCGATATTCTAAAG AAATTTAGGGAAGGCCTCGTGATCAGTCtgaggaaggatgagggATCAAAAGACCAAAACCTAG GTCTTTCCCTGCGGGAGATGATCCATGAGTTCAAATACCAAACCTTGGTTCTCTTCAAGGCTCTACTTCTACAGCCAAAG atgctcttcttcggctcCCGATGCGAACGGCTGTGCATGATTCAGTTCTCTCTCGTTTCGCTCATTCCTGGGCTTTTGAATAAGTTACAGGACTGTGCTGATCCCGCGTTTGATACCTACGCACAGACTGTGGAACAGCCGACGTCCCTCAAGACGAGTGATAGAAATTCTT TATTGGCATATATGGGTCTACCTCTGCAGATTTTCGGCAAG GGAAGCATGTTCGGGCCCTACACGCcattgcagcagctggatctGCTAGCAGATTATGGAACAAAGTCGTACGTTGTCGGCTCGACAAATTCATTACTGTTACAGCAAAAGGATCGCTATAGCGACATACTAGTTAAT CTTGACGAAGATACCATTAATATCTCATCTCCCACCCTCCGGAATGCCTTGGCACTATCTGTCGCAGACCGGCGCTGGATTGACCTTCTCACCCAAATCATCAACGACACATGGGATGAGGCCCATCCAGAGCAGCCTAAGACCCACGGATATATGGGGTCGGAGGAATTCATTAGACTACAATTTGAAGAATACCTCTTAGCACTCCTCGCCTGCATGCAGTATCACGAAGAGCTCAACTCTCTGAATGCTGACGAGTTAGGCCGGAGGAGCCGTGCCCATCTAGAAGCATTCAATATCGAGGGAGACCCGGCTTTGGAATTCAATTCCGAATTCTTGGCGCAGTGGAGGAACACGCCGAATTATTCGCTGTTCAAACGTCTGACCTCTGATGCGCTTCTTTTTTCGATCGTTGAGCCTCGCCATCCCTGCGCAGGAGGGCTCACCATTGATGATGTCCAACGACGTTTGTCTCAACAAGTCGCGGAGCTTCACTTAGACGAAAGGGTCCGTGAAAGTCGCGAGGCTCTGAACAGGCACATTTCTACTGGGCAGAAGAAAGTGAGCGCGGCATTCAACAGCTTCTGGGCGGACATCGAATCCATGCGGGAGGCCCAACGcaaaaagaatgaagagaaggccTCCCAATCGCAACGTTCTTCCTTGGACAAAGGCTCTCGGAACTCTCCACCATTTTCACCGTCCGACACCGCATCGGTGCATTCCACCAGCGGTGCTTCCTGGTTCTCTGCGCGTAAAGCTCCTGCTGTCGATCTCACCCAAGCACAGGCATCCGTGAGTGCAGCAAGCCAGAAGGCAGGTGCTTATCTCAGCTCCTGGGGCTCTTGGGCCAGTGAGAAGCGGAAGGAATggcaagagaagaaaaccaCGCCGGCATCACCAACCTCCGTCAATTCGCCATCGGCTCCGGCACTAAACAGCATCACAGAAGCCAGCGAGGCGGACCGAGGAAGACGGCGGTCCATGCAGTCTCGCCGCAGCGAAGACTCCACAATCTCCCGCagtggaagcagaagaaagcgGTGGAGCAACATTCTCCTGCGGCGGGAAAGCGGGGAGTTCAGCTCCGCCTACCGAAAGGACGACGAGAGCAGCAACAACGGCGAGCAGGACACGTATTCGAGATCGCCCTTGTCTCGCACAGCTTCATCAGTTCACGATGACGAGGTCCCCGCGATAGAATCAACTCAACCGCCTATTGAGCCCACAACCCATTCCGCGCCCGAATTCAATGAGCCCGCACCTACCACTGCAGCGGAACATACGAACGAGTCACCACCTGATGAAGCCGAAACCTCTAAACTGAAGTCCCTGGAAGACGAAGCGAAGgctcctactactacccacTTGCAACCATCTCCTGACATCAAGGAAGTGTCACCTGAACCGATCGAGCCGCATGCCGAGAAATAA
- the sakA gene encoding mitogen-activated protein kinase HOG1 (COG:K;~EggNog:ENOG410PF8J;~InterPro:IPR017441,IPR008352,IPR008271,IPR038783, IPR003527,IPR000719,IPR011009;~PFAM:PF07714,PF00069;~go_function: GO:0004672 - protein kinase activity [Evidence IEA];~go_function: GO:0004707 - MAP kinase activity [Evidence IEA];~go_function: GO:0005524 - ATP binding [Evidence IEA];~go_process: GO:0006468 - protein phosphorylation [Evidence IEA];~go_process: GO:0051403 - stress-activated MAPK cascade [Evidence IEA]), with the protein MAEFVRAQIFGTTFEITSRYTDLQPVGMGAFGLVCSARDQLTAQPVAVKKIMKPFSTPVLSKRTYRELKLLKHLRHENIISLSDIFISPLEDIYFVTELLGTDLHRLLTSRPLEKQFIQYFLYQILRGLKYVHSAGVVHRDLKPSNILINENCDLKICDFGLARIQDPQMTGYVSTRYYRAPEIMLTWQKYDVEVDIWSAACIFAEMLEGKPLFPGKDHVNQFSIITELLGTPPDDVIQTICSENTLRFVKSLPKRERQPLASKFKNADPDAVDLLERMLVFDPKKRIRAGEALAHEYLAPYHDPTDEPVAEEKFDWSFNDADLPVDTWKIMMYSEILDFHNIDQANDAGQVLVEGAVADGQQTFA; encoded by the exons ATGGCGGAATTCGTGCGTGCCCAAATCTTCGGCACCACCTTCGAAATTACAAGCAG GTACACAGACCTGCAGCCCGTGGGAATGGGCGCTTTTGGTCTCGTCTG TTCTGCGAGGGATCAATTGACAGCACAGCCGGTCGCCGTCAAGAAGATTATGAAGCCGTTCAGCACACCAGTTCTGTCCAAGAGAACGTACCGCGAGTTGAAGCTGTTGAAGCATCTACGACACGAAAAT ATAATCAGTCTCAGTGATATTTTCATTTCTCCGCTCGAGGATAT CTATTTCGTCACGGAACTCTTGGGAACCGACCTCCATAGACTCCTCACCTCCCGTCCTCTGGAAAAGCAGTTCATTCAGTATTTCCTCTACCAAATTTTG CGAGGACTAAAATATGTCCACTCGGCCGGTGTTGTCCATCGCGATCTTAAGCCGAgcaacatcctcatcaacgagAACTGCGACTTGAAGATTTGCGACTTTGGTCTTGCCCGTATTCAAGACCCTCAAATGACAGGCTATGTCTCGACCCGGTATTATCGCGCTCCCGAGATCATGCTCACATGGCAAAAATACGACGTGGAAGTGGATATTTGGAGTGCGGCCTGCATCTTCGCGGAGATGCTGGAGGGAAAGCCATTGTTCCCAGGAAAGGATCATGTCAACCAATTTTCGATTATTACAGAGCTTTTGGGCACCCCGCCGGACGACGTTATTCAGACCATCTGCAGTGAGAAC ACTCTGCGATTCGTCAAGTCGCTGCCTAAACGCGAACGTCAACCTCTGGCTAGCAAGTTCAAGAATGCCGACCCAGATG CTGTTGATCTCCTCGAACGAATGCTAGTTTTTGATCCCAAGAAGCGAATCCGTGCAGGCGAAGCGCTTGCGCATGAGTATCTCGCACCTTACCACGATCCCACCGACGAACCTGTGGCCGAAGAGAAGTTCGATTGGTCCTTCAACGACGCCGACCTGCCGGTGGACACCTGGAAGATTATGAT GTACTCGGAGATTCTTGACTTCCACAACATTGACCAGGCCAACGATGCTGGCCAAGTGCTCGTTGAAGGAGCAGTCGCCGATGGACAGCAGACCTTCGCATGA